A part of Myxococcus fulvus genomic DNA contains:
- the epsW gene encoding exopolysaccharide biosynthesis response regulator EpsW: MEPQMHTVLLVEDAPFFRKMLGDYLRAMGFKQVVELPNGQAALKHLASAERPDLVCLDLTLPDISGYDLCEHIRKNPGMADVPVLVVSARDLPEDKAHAEEAGANSYLGKPFTQDEFSKRVKHLLKNAPARRTS, encoded by the coding sequence ATGGAGCCCCAAATGCACACGGTCCTCCTGGTGGAGGACGCGCCCTTCTTCCGGAAGATGCTGGGCGACTACCTGCGTGCCATGGGATTCAAGCAGGTGGTGGAGCTGCCCAACGGGCAGGCCGCGCTCAAGCACCTGGCGAGCGCGGAGCGTCCGGACCTCGTGTGCCTGGACCTGACGCTGCCGGACATCTCCGGCTACGACTTGTGTGAGCACATCCGCAAGAACCCGGGCATGGCGGACGTGCCGGTGTTGGTGGTGAGCGCGCGGGACCTGCCCGAGGACAAGGCCCACGCCGAGGAGGCGGGCGCCAACAGCTACCTGGGCAAGCCCTTCACGCAGGATGAGTTCTCCAAGCGGGTGAAGCACCTGCTCAAGAACGCGCCCGCGAGGAGGACCTCGTGA
- the wzx gene encoding exopolysaccharide biosynthesis flippase, which translates to MGAVRNGLQLGGSLLVTYAIAFGIRPLLTHYLSPEAFGRFNWADSFSAIFFIATNLGLEMYIRKEVSRRPEHASDFFGASMLLRLILTVVLMGALSLVMAWRQDPPEMRALVYVFGVAQLLVMCNASMAALLHAKGKVAGLSISNVVTKVVWGGGLLAVGVLGLPLPWLAVPVVASEAIKLGIGWYLARVHMGLVFRVDFPATWKVCKAGLPYFLTAAALATNGRLDIMILGMLGSHEEVGWYSAAWSISNVTFALNPVMGWVLLPLMSRAAARSEDEVSAIARRALEGTLAVTVPMMMLIVMGAPLWIGLLGRDYSLAVNLLRLQSPLFVLAFVTMTCGAWLTMTNREWWVTGTSIFGSLLLNPLLNLLLVPRLYAKYGDGGGAAGTAISLLLMEVVITIIMLGRMGRSAVDRRLLVRVAKTAVVCVAIVALDRTVLAPLSDWPRLIVEASLYVVGVLALGAVKPGEVLAVVKLARRRGDPQPEPAVVAVAPAP; encoded by the coding sequence ATGGGCGCGGTGCGCAACGGCCTGCAGCTCGGCGGCTCGCTGCTGGTGACGTACGCCATCGCCTTCGGCATCCGTCCGCTGCTGACGCACTACCTGTCGCCAGAGGCCTTCGGGCGCTTCAACTGGGCGGACAGCTTCTCCGCCATCTTCTTCATCGCCACGAACCTGGGCCTGGAGATGTACATCCGCAAGGAGGTGTCGCGACGGCCGGAGCACGCCAGCGACTTCTTCGGCGCCTCCATGCTGCTGCGGCTCATCCTCACCGTCGTCCTGATGGGCGCGCTGTCGCTCGTCATGGCGTGGCGCCAGGACCCGCCGGAGATGCGCGCGCTGGTGTACGTGTTCGGCGTCGCGCAGCTGCTCGTCATGTGCAACGCGTCCATGGCGGCGCTGCTGCACGCCAAGGGCAAGGTCGCGGGGCTGTCCATCTCCAACGTCGTCACCAAGGTGGTGTGGGGCGGCGGCCTGCTCGCGGTGGGTGTGCTGGGGTTGCCCCTGCCGTGGCTCGCGGTGCCCGTCGTGGCGTCGGAGGCCATCAAGCTGGGCATCGGCTGGTACCTGGCGCGCGTGCACATGGGCCTGGTGTTCCGCGTGGACTTCCCCGCCACGTGGAAGGTGTGCAAGGCGGGCCTGCCGTACTTCCTCACCGCCGCGGCGCTCGCCACCAACGGGCGGCTGGACATCATGATTCTGGGGATGCTCGGCAGCCACGAGGAGGTGGGTTGGTACTCCGCCGCGTGGAGCATCTCCAACGTCACCTTCGCGCTGAACCCCGTCATGGGCTGGGTGCTGTTGCCGCTGATGTCGCGCGCCGCCGCGCGCTCGGAGGACGAGGTCAGCGCCATCGCCCGTCGCGCGCTCGAGGGGACGCTCGCCGTCACGGTGCCCATGATGATGCTCATCGTGATGGGCGCGCCGCTGTGGATTGGCCTCCTGGGCCGCGACTACTCGCTGGCCGTCAACCTGCTGCGCCTGCAGTCGCCGCTGTTCGTGCTCGCGTTCGTGACGATGACGTGCGGCGCGTGGCTCACGATGACGAACCGCGAGTGGTGGGTGACGGGCACCAGCATCTTCGGCAGCCTGTTGCTCAACCCGCTGCTCAACCTGCTGCTCGTGCCCCGGCTGTACGCGAAGTATGGCGACGGCGGCGGCGCGGCGGGCACGGCGATTTCGCTGCTGCTGATGGAGGTGGTCATCACCATCATCATGCTCGGCCGCATGGGCCGCTCCGCGGTGGACCGCCGGCTGCTCGTGCGCGTGGCGAAGACGGCGGTGGTGTGCGTGGCCATCGTCGCGCTGGACCGCACGGTGCTCGCGCCGCTGTCCGACTGGCCGCGGCTCATCGTCGAGGCCTCGTTGTACGTCGTGGGTGTGCTGGCGCTCGGCGCGGTGAAGCCGGGCGAGGTGCTCGCGGTGGTGAAGCTGGCGCGCCGCCGAGGCGACCCCCAACCGGAGCCGGCCGTCGTGGCCGTCGCTCCCGCGCCCTGA
- the epsY gene encoding exopolysaccharide export protein EpsY, whose product MPSPLRSLLRPASRVLTAAALVLVASGCTGLGKYTWVDEYQEKPPPLDASYRIAAGDLLNIRVWNQESLTTQARVRDDGRISLLFLDDVEAAGHSPAMLSQQIQTRLKDYINHPVVTVALEMPRPIKVTMVGEVNRIGPLEIDVGASLLQALAGAGGFTEYAHKDRIFVMRQDDGQAPVRIRFRYQDLIHAEGRAPSFRLRPGDVVVVE is encoded by the coding sequence ATGCCCTCCCCGCTCCGCTCCCTGCTCCGCCCGGCCTCACGCGTGCTCACCGCCGCCGCGCTGGTGCTCGTGGCCTCCGGCTGCACGGGGCTCGGCAAGTACACCTGGGTGGACGAGTACCAGGAGAAGCCGCCCCCGCTGGACGCCAGCTACCGCATCGCCGCGGGCGACCTGCTCAACATCCGCGTGTGGAACCAGGAGTCGCTCACCACGCAGGCGCGCGTGCGCGATGACGGGCGCATCAGCCTGCTGTTCCTGGACGACGTGGAGGCCGCGGGCCACAGCCCGGCCATGCTGTCGCAGCAAATCCAGACGCGGCTGAAGGACTACATCAACCACCCCGTCGTCACGGTGGCGCTGGAGATGCCGCGCCCCATCAAGGTGACCATGGTGGGCGAGGTCAACCGCATCGGTCCGCTGGAAATCGACGTGGGCGCCAGCCTGCTGCAGGCCCTGGCCGGCGCGGGCGGCTTCACCGAGTACGCGCACAAGGACCGCATCTTCGTCATGCGCCAGGACGACGGACAGGCGCCCGTGCGCATCCGCTTCCGCTACCAGGACCTCATCCACGCCGAGGGGCGCGCGCCGTCGTTCCGCCTGCGCCCCGGTGACGTGGTGGTGGTGGAGTGA
- the epsZ gene encoding exopolysaccharide biosynthesis polyisoprenyl-phosphate hexose-1-phosphate transferase EpsZ: MDTMSSASTGAAVGAPGSASAQGNMGVVAAEELVPGPKLAPGFAAKLNLTVDLVLMTVVLTASAWLDGQLGAEPGWFLPAVVLASLVVWIITGTALCLYDSRFAERSRLDHVALVSVTTLAVVTVLAVANLALPETLKVPGLAPLLILFWPVALLLRLFVFRPVAAQERPMDAVLIVGTGAMGRYSGEDLTRRGRRQILGYVRFHDDTGSIGELPSKVLGTVDDLEHILRNTAVDEVYIAGNTLKQGEAMQAAIKLAERFGVPFALPAHTFRLDRARPVDSRAVADGFLHFAAVSPKPHQMAMKRLFDICVSAVALWMLLPLLGFVALMVKLTSKGPIFFKQYRVGQNGKPFYMLKFRSMVVNAEELKEKLATLNEQSGPVFKMKNDPRITGIGRFIRKFSIDELPQFINVLRGEMSIVGPRPPVPSEVAKYETWQRRRLSVRPGLTCIWQVSGRNQISFEEWMYLDMQYIDHWTLTSDLRLLLQTVPVVITGRGAS; encoded by the coding sequence GTGGACACGATGAGCAGCGCAAGTACTGGTGCGGCGGTCGGTGCTCCTGGGTCGGCATCCGCTCAGGGCAACATGGGGGTCGTCGCGGCGGAAGAGCTGGTTCCGGGGCCGAAGCTGGCGCCTGGCTTCGCGGCGAAGCTGAACCTGACGGTGGACCTGGTCCTGATGACGGTGGTGCTGACGGCCTCGGCGTGGCTGGACGGCCAGCTGGGCGCGGAGCCCGGATGGTTCCTGCCCGCCGTCGTGCTCGCGTCGCTGGTGGTGTGGATCATCACCGGCACGGCCCTGTGTCTTTACGACTCGCGCTTCGCCGAGCGCAGCCGGCTGGACCACGTCGCGCTGGTGTCGGTGACGACGCTCGCCGTGGTGACGGTGCTCGCGGTGGCGAACCTGGCCCTGCCGGAGACCCTGAAGGTCCCGGGCCTGGCGCCCCTGCTCATCCTGTTCTGGCCGGTGGCGCTGCTGCTGCGCCTGTTCGTCTTCCGTCCGGTGGCGGCGCAGGAGCGCCCCATGGACGCGGTGCTCATCGTCGGCACGGGGGCCATGGGCCGCTACTCCGGTGAGGACCTGACGCGCCGCGGCCGCCGGCAGATCCTGGGCTACGTGCGCTTCCACGACGACACGGGCTCCATCGGCGAGCTGCCCTCGAAGGTGCTCGGCACGGTGGATGACCTGGAGCACATCCTGCGCAACACGGCGGTGGACGAGGTCTACATCGCCGGCAACACGCTCAAGCAGGGCGAGGCGATGCAGGCCGCCATCAAGCTGGCCGAGCGCTTCGGCGTGCCCTTCGCGCTGCCCGCGCACACCTTCCGCCTGGACCGCGCGCGCCCCGTCGACAGCCGCGCCGTGGCGGACGGCTTCCTGCACTTCGCGGCGGTGAGCCCCAAGCCGCACCAGATGGCGATGAAGCGCCTGTTCGACATCTGCGTGTCCGCGGTGGCGCTGTGGATGCTCCTGCCGCTGCTCGGCTTCGTGGCGCTGATGGTGAAGCTCACGTCGAAGGGGCCCATCTTCTTCAAGCAGTACCGCGTCGGGCAGAACGGCAAGCCGTTCTACATGCTCAAGTTCCGCTCCATGGTGGTGAACGCGGAGGAGCTCAAGGAGAAGCTGGCCACGCTCAACGAGCAGTCGGGCCCGGTCTTCAAGATGAAGAACGACCCGCGAATCACGGGCATCGGCCGCTTCATCCGCAAGTTCTCCATCGACGAGCTGCCCCAGTTCATCAACGTGCTGCGCGGGGAGATGAGCATCGTCGGTCCGCGGCCGCCGGTGCCCAGCGAGGTGGCCAAGTACGAGACGTGGCAGCGCCGCCGGCTGTCGGTGCGCCCGGGCCTGACGTGCATCTGGCAGGTCTCCGGCCGCAACCAGATTTCCTTCGAGGAGTGGATGTACCTGGACATGCAGTACATCGACCACTGGACGCTGACGAGCGACCTGCGCCTGCTGCTGCAGACGGTGCCGGTGGTCATCACGGGTCGCGGGGCCAGCTAG
- the epsX gene encoding exopolysaccharide export protein EpsX encodes MLGAALTAMWLEVCGASVTYTASVRVDSRVRSNEDPAEDAPTLAADTDFTPILGLERREGNTSLQLDYAPRISLREVTSRARTEIQHIGRFAALWRPERGLSFRLSEELVLGSVNLLTLDALPSLDPDPIDPDGPIRPPQGGGPLQPLPEADTVHFLSSATSLTGETGWLGRRWQLSGTTGFTVSGGLDGPAREAVPLQYGPRLDVSLSHALSPLSAITTSAAATYARFSTGANNTVVTLTESWTGRMTRRTGLEAGVGASIVHTVTAPGGVEPDPAPRTEVLPNLTLAVGHRIPSRTADFDGRLGVRVSPFTDRLTARVYPRADLTATGTWALGPRVRVGTTAGTAFAVGGATGDRLVSGGVTASWILNTWMSVDADTRGTWSRSPELPAARFQWAAVLGLSLRQTGIL; translated from the coding sequence GTGCTGGGGGCGGCGCTCACCGCGATGTGGCTGGAGGTCTGTGGGGCCTCCGTCACCTACACCGCGTCGGTGCGGGTGGACTCGCGCGTGCGCTCCAACGAGGACCCCGCCGAGGATGCGCCCACCCTCGCCGCTGACACCGACTTCACGCCGATTCTCGGCCTGGAGCGGCGCGAGGGGAACACGTCGCTCCAACTGGACTACGCGCCGCGCATCAGCCTGCGCGAGGTGACGTCGCGGGCGCGCACGGAGATTCAGCACATCGGCCGCTTCGCCGCGCTCTGGCGCCCCGAGCGGGGCCTGTCCTTCCGGCTGAGCGAGGAGCTGGTGCTGGGCAGCGTGAACCTGCTCACGCTCGACGCGCTGCCCTCGCTGGACCCGGACCCCATCGACCCGGACGGCCCCATCCGGCCGCCGCAGGGCGGAGGTCCGCTGCAGCCCCTGCCCGAGGCGGACACCGTCCACTTCCTCTCCTCCGCCACCTCGCTCACCGGCGAGACGGGCTGGCTGGGGCGGCGCTGGCAGCTGTCCGGCACCACCGGCTTCACCGTGAGCGGCGGCCTGGACGGGCCCGCGCGCGAGGCGGTGCCCCTGCAGTACGGCCCGCGCCTGGACGTGTCCCTGAGCCACGCGCTGTCCCCGCTCAGCGCCATCACCACCTCGGCCGCCGCCACCTACGCGCGCTTCTCCACCGGGGCCAACAACACCGTGGTGACGCTGACGGAGAGCTGGACGGGCCGGATGACCCGCCGCACGGGCCTGGAGGCCGGCGTGGGCGCGAGCATTGTCCACACCGTGACAGCGCCCGGCGGAGTCGAGCCGGACCCGGCGCCTCGGACGGAAGTGCTCCCCAACCTGACGCTCGCGGTGGGGCACCGCATCCCCTCGCGCACGGCGGACTTCGACGGGCGGCTGGGCGTGCGCGTCTCCCCCTTCACGGACCGGCTGACGGCGCGCGTCTACCCTCGCGCGGACCTCACCGCGACGGGGACGTGGGCGCTGGGGCCTCGGGTTCGCGTGGGCACCACCGCGGGGACGGCCTTCGCGGTGGGCGGGGCCACCGGTGACAGGTTGGTGTCCGGCGGGGTGACGGCGTCCTGGATTCTCAACACCTGGATGTCGGTGGACGCGGATACCCGGGGGACGTGGAGCCGCTCGCCCGAGCTGCCGGCGGCCCGGTTCCAATGGGCGGCGGTGCTGGGCCTGTCGCTGCGGCAAACTGGTATCCTCTGA